In Cryptomeria japonica chromosome 10, Sugi_1.0, whole genome shotgun sequence, a genomic segment contains:
- the LOC131073353 gene encoding BTB/POZ domain-containing protein At1g63850-like, with protein sequence MGRRKRLLDEVVPNTNIQSEMTSKSNDQIVSQELKLKKKKVLDEVIPSTKIKSGTDSTANEQIDLRPQFGATNSADVRLRIFGPNREDYDGNPLRLHSQTLQTSDFFKALLSERWSSNIRPFEIEVTTDQSFENYLKCIEMMYSSTSSLRFSNVDECLAILSVASELLVDKLMQQCMRYLEAVRWNSEEESRIRNLLSSLSLSVLPDLNARLNKQNNNYLEFVRENIKAMLYFLSSCDSADKKQPIIRGAVGKFIVENLQEDESSGIAEMCRHIILEEFKANIEIAVTSNTEKNLADEEHSYFALLWPFTLIERCDGTTMEGALKILCEEMKLAHIIMQPQKHYTASRYTKIMLPILLGCLDALANGKIIAERKLRVGFLTIWLPAMARLLCPNLYFNHISDNDVLKTQLCRGVSNVVETLPFADWRGIYNIWIDCCAKYSIDLRIPFASGCKPLFGLMSLSVSPPYSFNNNPVAASWTAALFDLSDQHFNSPLFHTSANPDIL encoded by the exons ATGGGAAGGAGAAAAAGGCTTTTAGATGAAG TGGTTCCAAACACAAACATCCAATCAGAAATGACTTCAAAATCTAATGACCAAATTGTAAGTCAAGAACTCAAACTAAAGAAAAAAAAGGTTTTAGATGAAG TGATTCCAAGCACAAAAATCAAATCAGGCACGGATTCAACAGCTAATGAGCAAATTGACCTGCGGCCTCAATTTGGGGCCACAAACTCTGCTGATGTAAGATTACGAATATTTGGCCCAAACAGAGAAGACTATGATGGAAATCCTCTTCGCCTTCATTCTCAAACTCTTCAAACTTCGGACTTTTTTAAGGCTTTGTTATCAGAGCGCTGGTCTTCTAATATCCGACCATTTGAAATTGAGGTAACCACTGATCAATCCTTTGAGAACTATTTAAAATGCATCGAGATGATGTATTCTTCTACTTCTTCTCTCCGTTTTTCCAATGTGGATGAATGCCTGGCAATTCTATCTGTTGCTTCGGAATTGTTAGTGGATAAACTTATGCAACAATGCATGAGATATCTGGAAGCTGTTCGTTGGAACTCTGAGGAAGAGTCCAGAATTAGAAATCTATTGTCCTCTCTGAGTTTGAGCGTCCTGCCCGATCTGAATGCACGGCTTAATAAACAGAACAATAACTATTTAGAATTTGTCAGAGAGAATATCAAAGCAATGTTATATTTTCTTTCCAGTTGTGACTCTGCCGACAAGAAACAACCAATTATTCGAGGAGCGGTGGGCAAATTTATAGTAGAAAATTTGCAGGAAGATGAATCTTCAGGGATCGCAGAAATGTGCAGGCATATCATTTTAGAGGAATTTAAAGCTAACATTGAAATTGCTGTGACATCAAATACTGAAAAAAATCTGGCAGATGAGGAGCATTCTTATTTTGCCCTGCTGTGGCCCTTTACTCTAATTGAGCGCTGTGACGGGACGACAATGGAAGGCGCACTGAAGATATTATGTGAGGAAATGAAACTTGCCCACATAATAATGCAACCGCAAAAGCATTATACTGCAAGCAGGTACACGAAAATCATGCTGCCAATTCTGCTGGGATGTCTGGACGCTCTGGCAAACGGGAAGATAATTGCTGAACGAAAACTTCGTGTTGGTTTCCTTACAATATGGTTACCAGCAATGGCACGATTGCTTTGTCCAAATCTGTATTTCAACCACATCAGTGATAATGATGTTTTGAAGACCCAGCTTTGCAGAGGAGTGAGCAATGTGGTGGAAACCCTCCCTTTCGCTGATTGGAGAGGCATTTACAATATTTGGATAGATTGCTGCGCCAAATATTCTATTGACTTAAGGATACCATTTGCTTCTGGGTGCAAG CCTTTATTTGGCCTTATGTCACTTTCAGTTTCTCCGCCCTACAGCTTCAACAACAATCCTGTTGCAGCATCTTGGACAGCGGCCCTCTTTGATCTCTCTGATCAGCACTTCAACTCTCCTTTGTTTCACACTTCGGCAAATCCTGACATCTTATAG